In Bacteroidota bacterium, the following are encoded in one genomic region:
- a CDS encoding VOC family protein — MITCIAGIQQLGIGIPNVVEAFTWYRRHFGVDVPIFDEAAEANLMLPYTGGKPHMRRAILAINMNGGGGFEIWQYTSRTPQPAKFNIQLGDLGVFCGKIKAKNVAIAHQFLSTKNVPFITELLTSPSNQPHFFVKDPYGNWFEIIESEDWFGNGKYPTGGTAGSIIGVSNMDKSINFYKNLLGYTSVVYDKEGIFDDLKHLPLGDKKIRRVLLRHPNIRKGAFSKLLGKTEIELIQNYEHTPRKIFENRFWGDLGFIHMCFDVTNMKEVKSECESFGHPFTVYSGEKFEMGEAGGSFSYIEDPDGYFIEFVETHKVPILKKLGWYLNLKKRDPEKSLPTWMLKALALGRVKN, encoded by the coding sequence ATGATTACATGTATTGCAGGAATTCAGCAATTAGGAATTGGAATACCCAATGTGGTAGAAGCATTTACTTGGTACAGACGCCATTTTGGTGTAGATGTACCAATCTTTGATGAAGCAGCAGAGGCCAATTTAATGCTACCCTACACAGGCGGGAAACCTCATATGAGGCGAGCCATACTTGCTATAAATATGAATGGCGGTGGTGGATTTGAAATTTGGCAATACACAAGCAGAACCCCACAACCAGCAAAATTCAATATACAATTAGGCGACCTTGGTGTTTTTTGTGGAAAAATAAAAGCGAAAAACGTAGCAATTGCACATCAATTTTTAAGCACTAAAAATGTTCCGTTTATTACGGAATTACTTACTAGCCCTTCTAATCAACCTCATTTCTTTGTAAAAGACCCTTACGGAAACTGGTTTGAAATTATAGAAAGCGAAGATTGGTTTGGCAATGGCAAGTACCCAACAGGTGGAACAGCAGGATCTATAATTGGAGTAAGCAACATGGACAAATCAATTAACTTCTACAAAAATTTATTGGGCTACACCAGTGTTGTATATGACAAAGAGGGTATTTTTGATGACTTAAAACACCTTCCTCTTGGTGATAAAAAAATAAGACGTGTATTATTACGCCACCCGAACATTCGAAAAGGCGCATTTAGCAAGCTACTTGGCAAAACGGAAATTGAATTGATACAAAATTACGAGCACACTCCAAGAAAAATATTTGAGAATCGCTTTTGGGGCGATTTGGGTTTTATACACATGTGCTTTGATGTTACAAACATGAAGGAAGTAAAATCTGAATGCGAATCTTTTGGACATCCATTTACGGTGTACAGTGGAGAAAAATTTGAAATGGGGGAAGCAGGTGGTTCTTTCAGTTATATAGAAGATCCGGACGGATATTTTATCGAATTTGTAGAAACACACAAAGTACCAATCCTTAAAAAGCTAGGATGGTATTTAAATCTAAAGAAAAGAGACCCGGAAAAGTCGCTACCAACATGGATGTTGAAAGCACTAGCACTCGGAAGGGTAAAAAATTAA
- a CDS encoding TonB-dependent receptor, with the protein MRLLTLVILFARSISLFSQTISSRVDTASITTSTIVLKEVSVSAEKDNTFGIGRLNNVDGTAIYAGKKSEAIYLKDMQANLAANNSRQVFSKIAGINIFENDGSGTSIGVGGRGLNPNRISNFNTRQNGYDISADALGYPESYYTPPLEAIERIEILRGAASLQYGTQFGGMINYKFSEPDIAKKTSVNTRQTVGAYGFLNSFNQFTGSNAKLSFNTFYQYKHYAGWRPNSELQHHNAFCSVTYSVSKKITIKGEYTFLNYVSQQPGGLTDKQFLNDATQSNRARNWFKVNWNLYSITTNYLVSETAKLNFIFFVLHAKRDAVGSLERTDRMDDTTKNRNLLADKYSNFGSEIRYLKRYTFFNQQNNLLLGCRLYKGNTDRRQGDADKSPNASFHFLNPNDLENSSYVFPSANVAFFAENILQISQRWSVTPGIRWEYINTNANGYYRQINKDLAGNILLDIKTNETRSNKRNFVLVGIGSQYKFSKAVEAYANFSQNYRAINFNDMRVANPNFQVDPNLKDESGYTADGGLRGAFKNLLYFDVNGFVLNYNKRIGTVLAVDSFTYQIIRYRTNISKSNTFGIEAFAEIDWLKLIQKDAKHKVSTFLNASYIQAVYKSSKQAAFNNKKVEYVPNYIIRTGVTYGYKGFGLTAQYAHTAQQFSDATNAETTPSGIYGIIPSYAVVDFSTSFIYRKVGVYVGVNNATNSRYFTRRAEGYPGPGIIPADPVNWYVTLQYKI; encoded by the coding sequence ATGAGACTTCTAACATTAGTTATTCTGTTTGCGAGAAGTATTTCATTGTTCTCTCAAACCATTAGCAGTAGAGTCGATACTGCATCTATTACTACATCTACTATTGTGTTAAAAGAGGTTTCTGTTTCTGCCGAAAAAGACAACACATTTGGAATTGGAAGATTGAACAATGTAGATGGTACAGCTATTTATGCAGGAAAAAAATCGGAAGCCATCTATTTAAAAGATATGCAAGCTAACCTAGCTGCAAATAACAGCAGACAAGTGTTTTCAAAAATTGCAGGGATAAATATTTTTGAGAACGATGGCTCCGGAACATCTATTGGCGTTGGTGGACGAGGATTAAACCCTAATAGAATATCTAATTTTAATACGCGTCAAAATGGATATGATATTTCTGCCGATGCGCTTGGTTACCCGGAGAGCTACTATACCCCGCCACTAGAAGCAATCGAACGAATTGAGATTTTAAGAGGAGCGGCTAGTTTGCAATACGGAACACAATTTGGCGGAATGATTAACTATAAATTTTCCGAACCGGATATAGCAAAAAAAACAAGTGTAAATACTCGTCAAACGGTTGGTGCGTATGGTTTTTTAAATTCATTCAATCAATTTACCGGTTCTAATGCTAAACTTTCTTTCAACACTTTCTATCAATACAAACATTATGCGGGTTGGCGACCTAATTCAGAGCTGCAACATCATAATGCATTTTGTAGTGTTACCTACAGTGTAAGTAAAAAAATTACAATTAAAGGAGAGTATACATTTCTTAATTATGTGAGTCAACAACCAGGAGGGCTTACAGACAAGCAATTTTTAAATGATGCTACGCAGAGCAATAGAGCTAGAAATTGGTTTAAAGTAAATTGGAATTTGTATTCTATTACTACTAATTATTTGGTAAGTGAAACAGCTAAATTGAATTTTATTTTTTTTGTGCTTCATGCAAAACGTGATGCAGTGGGAAGTCTAGAAAGAACTGACAGAATGGACGACACCACAAAAAATAGAAACCTATTGGCCGACAAATATTCTAATTTTGGTTCTGAAATAAGGTATTTGAAGAGATATACTTTTTTTAATCAGCAAAATAATTTATTGTTAGGTTGTAGATTGTATAAAGGCAATACAGATAGAAGGCAGGGGGATGCCGATAAATCTCCTAATGCGAGCTTTCATTTTCTAAATCCCAATGATTTAGAAAATTCTTCGTATGTTTTTCCGTCTGCCAATGTTGCTTTTTTTGCAGAAAATATTTTACAAATTTCTCAAAGATGGAGTGTAACACCCGGAATAAGATGGGAGTATATAAATACGAATGCAAATGGGTATTATAGACAAATTAACAAAGACCTTGCCGGTAATATTTTGCTGGATATAAAAACGAATGAAACAAGAAGCAATAAAAGAAATTTTGTGCTGGTTGGGATTGGCTCGCAATATAAATTTTCAAAGGCTGTGGAAGCATACGCTAATTTTAGTCAGAACTACAGGGCAATTAATTTTAATGATATGCGTGTTGCTAACCCAAATTTTCAAGTTGATCCAAACCTAAAAGATGAAAGCGGATATACCGCAGATGGCGGACTAAGAGGCGCATTTAAAAATTTACTTTATTTTGATGTAAATGGATTTGTGTTAAATTACAACAAAAGAATTGGAACTGTTTTGGCTGTAGACAGCTTCACCTATCAAATAATTAGATACCGTACTAATATAAGTAAGAGCAACACTTTTGGAATTGAGGCTTTTGCAGAAATAGATTGGCTAAAGCTCATTCAGAAAGATGCAAAACATAAAGTATCTACTTTTTTGAATGCATCTTATATTCAGGCTGTCTATAAAAGCAGTAAGCAAGCCGCATTCAATAATAAAAAAGTAGAATATGTCCCTAATTATATTATTAGAACGGGAGTTACATACGGATATAAAGGTTTTGGACTAACAGCCCAATATGCTCATACAGCCCAACAGTTTTCTGATGCTACAAATGCTGAAACTACCCCATCCGGAATATACGGCATTATACCCTCTTATGCGGTAGTTGATTTTTCCACATCCTTTATATATCGTAAAGTGGGAGTCTATGTGGGGGTTAATAATGCAACTAATTCACGCTATTTTACACGCAGAGCAGAAGGATATCCGGGACCGGGCATTATTCCTGCCGATCCTGTGAATTGGTATGTTACGTTACAATATAAAATTTAA
- the tatC gene encoding twin-arginine translocase subunit TatC — protein MSFLDHVEVLRWHLMRSVIVVVVAAIVLFLNNEFLFGTVIFGPKKPDFLTYQLMCKFSYWIGAGESMCIREIPFSLINTSLSGQFTTHMWVSFLGGVIIAFPYILWELWRFIKPALHEKEQKSTTGFVFFASILFIIGVLFSYYLIVPLTINFLGSYQVSSDVLNTISMDSYISTLTTLTIATGLVFELPIVVYFLTKFGILTPAFMKQYRRHAVVVILIVAAVITPSPDISSQVLVAIPLYMLYELSIFVSRYVISQKTSVK, from the coding sequence ATGTCGTTTCTCGACCATGTCGAGGTGCTTAGATGGCATTTGATGAGGTCGGTTATTGTTGTTGTGGTGGCTGCTATTGTTCTTTTTTTGAATAATGAATTTTTGTTTGGCACAGTTATATTTGGACCCAAGAAGCCAGATTTTCTTACCTATCAACTAATGTGTAAGTTTTCCTATTGGATTGGTGCAGGAGAAAGTATGTGTATTCGCGAAATCCCTTTTTCACTTATAAACACAAGTCTTTCCGGGCAGTTTACTACCCACATGTGGGTATCTTTTTTGGGTGGTGTAATTATTGCATTTCCCTATATTTTATGGGAGTTGTGGCGTTTTATTAAACCTGCATTACATGAAAAAGAACAAAAAAGCACAACTGGTTTTGTTTTTTTTGCATCCATCTTGTTTATTATTGGTGTATTGTTTAGTTACTATTTAATAGTGCCGCTAACAATTAATTTTTTGGGCAGTTATCAAGTAAGCAGTGATGTGTTGAACACCATCAGTATGGACTCTTACATATCAACCCTTACAACTCTTACAATTGCTACCGGACTGGTTTTTGAATTGCCAATTGTGGTTTATTTCTTAACCAAATTTGGCATATTAACTCCTGCCTTTATGAAGCAATACAGAAGGCATGCTGTAGTAGTTATTTTAATAGTGGCTGCTGTAATTACACCTTCTCCCGACATATCATCCCAGGTTTTGGTCGCAATTCCACTTTACATGCTTTATGAATTGAGTATTTTTGTTTCCAGGTACGTGATTTCGCAAAAAACTTCCGTAAAATAG
- a CDS encoding carboxypeptidase-like regulatory domain-containing protein, with amino-acid sequence MNIRAFCFILFFVLVGITSTSNAQQTVVTGKIVDADTKEPLPFVSVLLKGTKVGTSSDFDGMFSLSSPDPSDSIVVSYVGYLRNSKKIKRNATQHIVIELRKNAISLSEVVIKPGENPAHRIIRKVIANKDNHNKEKLESYQYEVYNKMEIDLNNIPESYKKSRALKPVKFIFDYIDSTNEKEKPFLPVFLSESISDFYYNKDPRRKKEIIKASKITGLQDEKSVTQFMGEMYQTFNIYDNNITIFGKTFSSPISDFALLYYKFYLIDSVYIDGVRCYHIQFKQRRKLELVFEGNMWIADTSFSIKRIEMSLPKDINLNYINTLSFIQEYDQVSNQWMLTKDRIILDFSLQKKQVGFYGRKTTSYKNIIINKPQDELFYKISENLIVDENANKKTDDFWKVARHDTLSKNEAQVYKMVDTIQSLPIYKTWENMVVLFLTGYKVWGPIEIGPYYKMLSSNNIEGWRARIGGRTSNTFSKWVELNGYTAYGFKDEEFKYFAEFKTFVTKKPRQIAYLNYKNDYEILGQSWNAFTPDNILSSIFRRNPIRNMNRVEQFQFIYEYEPFAGWNNKVYFINRSITSLGNNYFKYFTPNPEHRLDSTNKIRTSEIRLLTRFAYNEKYLEGTFTRSSMGTKYPIVSVAATFGLKNVWKGQYEYQKYVVNVNDRFYLGGFGYVDCIVEAGKIFGTVPFPLLELHGGNETYVYDPYAFNMMNFYEFASDRYFTSQAFYHLDGFFLNKVPLFRRLKWREVVSGKMLMGDVSLKNKDVLLFPNTLAELNRGPYYELGLGIENIFKFFRLDMMWRMSYKDDQYIERYNKYTTESKISKFGLRGTIQIIL; translated from the coding sequence ATGAACATTCGCGCCTTTTGTTTTATTTTATTTTTTGTATTAGTAGGAATCACATCTACATCCAATGCGCAACAAACTGTTGTTACCGGAAAAATTGTTGATGCCGACACCAAAGAACCATTGCCATTTGTAAGCGTTTTGCTTAAAGGCACTAAAGTTGGTACCTCTTCGGACTTTGATGGCATGTTCTCTTTGTCTTCTCCAGATCCATCCGATAGCATTGTCGTATCTTATGTAGGCTATCTGCGCAATTCAAAAAAAATTAAAAGAAATGCAACACAGCATATTGTAATTGAGTTGCGCAAAAATGCCATCAGCCTTTCTGAAGTAGTAATAAAACCAGGTGAAAATCCTGCACACCGCATCATTCGAAAAGTGATAGCGAATAAAGATAACCACAACAAAGAGAAGCTGGAAAGTTATCAATATGAAGTTTACAACAAGATGGAGATTGACCTAAACAATATTCCGGAGAGTTATAAAAAAAGCAGAGCTTTAAAGCCTGTTAAATTTATTTTCGACTACATAGATAGCACAAATGAAAAAGAAAAACCTTTTCTGCCTGTTTTTTTATCAGAATCTATCTCAGACTTTTATTACAATAAGGACCCCAGAAGAAAAAAAGAAATTATAAAAGCCTCGAAGATTACCGGGCTGCAAGACGAAAAGAGCGTAACCCAGTTTATGGGAGAAATGTACCAAACTTTTAATATTTACGACAACAACATTACCATATTTGGCAAAACATTTTCGAGCCCAATATCTGATTTTGCATTGCTTTATTATAAGTTTTATCTGATAGACAGTGTTTATATTGATGGAGTACGCTGCTACCATATTCAGTTTAAGCAACGAAGAAAACTGGAATTAGTATTTGAGGGCAACATGTGGATTGCAGATACCTCTTTTTCCATTAAGCGCATAGAAATGTCATTGCCAAAGGATATAAACCTAAATTACATTAACACCCTCAGCTTTATTCAAGAGTATGACCAAGTAAGTAATCAATGGATGCTCACGAAAGACAGAATTATTCTAGATTTCTCTTTGCAAAAAAAACAAGTAGGCTTTTATGGAAGGAAAACAACATCTTACAAAAACATTATCATAAACAAACCGCAAGACGAGCTATTTTATAAGATAAGTGAGAACCTTATTGTGGACGAAAATGCCAACAAAAAAACAGATGATTTTTGGAAAGTAGCACGGCACGACACTCTTTCGAAGAATGAGGCGCAAGTATATAAGATGGTTGACACCATTCAGTCATTGCCCATATATAAAACATGGGAAAATATGGTGGTGTTGTTTTTAACAGGTTATAAAGTCTGGGGGCCAATAGAAATAGGTCCTTACTATAAAATGCTCAGCTCTAATAATATAGAAGGGTGGCGTGCTAGAATTGGCGGCAGAACTAGCAATACATTTAGTAAATGGGTAGAACTAAATGGCTATACAGCCTACGGCTTTAAAGACGAAGAGTTTAAATACTTTGCAGAGTTTAAAACATTTGTTACCAAAAAACCGCGTCAAATTGCCTATCTCAACTATAAAAACGATTACGAAATTTTAGGACAGAGTTGGAACGCATTTACTCCGGATAATATTTTATCGTCCATTTTTAGGCGTAATCCAATACGTAACATGAATAGAGTGGAGCAGTTCCAGTTTATTTATGAATACGAGCCGTTTGCCGGATGGAACAACAAAGTTTATTTTATAAATAGAAGTATTACCTCGTTAGGGAATAATTATTTTAAATATTTTACTCCTAATCCCGAACACAGGCTAGATTCTACCAACAAAATACGAACCTCTGAAATTAGGCTGTTAACGCGCTTTGCATACAATGAAAAATATTTGGAAGGAACCTTTACAAGAAGCAGTATGGGAACAAAATATCCAATTGTGTCGGTTGCTGCAACGTTTGGTTTGAAAAACGTTTGGAAGGGACAATATGAATACCAGAAATATGTGGTAAACGTAAACGACCGTTTTTATTTAGGTGGATTTGGTTATGTTGACTGTATTGTAGAAGCAGGGAAAATATTTGGCACTGTTCCTTTTCCGCTACTGGAGCTTCATGGAGGAAACGAAACATATGTGTACGACCCTTACGCATTCAATATGATGAATTTTTATGAATTTGCAAGCGACCGATATTTTACTTCTCAGGCATTTTATCATTTGGATGGATTCTTTCTAAACAAAGTGCCATTATTTAGAAGATTGAAATGGCGAGAAGTTGTTTCGGGAAAAATGTTGATGGGGGATGTTAGTTTAAAAAATAAAGATGTGTTGCTATTCCCGAATACACTGGCAGAACTTAACAGAGGTCCGTATTATGAACTAGGTTTGGGGATAGAAAATATTTTTAAATTTTTTAGATTGGATATGATGTGGCGAATGAGCTACAAAGATGACCAGTACATAGAAAGGTACAATAAATACACAACCGAGTCCAAAATATCTAAATTTGGACTAAGGGGTACTATTCAAATTATATTATGA
- a CDS encoding RecQ family ATP-dependent DNA helicase — protein sequence MDISDIPLQEKLQHYFGFKQFKGQQEVVIKNLLAGNNTFVIMPTGGGKSLCYQLPALISEGTAIVVSPLIALMKNQVDAIRNFSNEDGIAHFINSSLTKAEIAAVKTDLLSGKTKLLYLAPESLTKQENISFLNEIKISFFAIDEAHCISEWGHDFRPEYRRLKPIIEQIGNVPIIALTATATPKVQVDIQRNLGMMEAQVFKSSFNRPNLYYEVRPKKNAIKEIIKYVKQNTGKSGVIYCLSRKKVEELAETLKVNGVKAMPYHAGLDAATRARTQDLFLMEDIDVIVATIAFGMGIDKPDVRFVIHHDIPKSLEGYYQETGRAGRDGGEGNCIAFYTYDDIIKLEKFMKDKPVAEQEIGKQLLYEVVSFSESALCRRRFILHYFGESFEEADCNCMCDNCKNPKQRVEAQEDIVLALDSVLDVKEMLKSKDLICAILGMENSVTKAYKCHEQEFFGSGNEDGKDERYWSAIIRQALMMGLLSKEVENYGLLKITELGKEYLKAPYSVEIVKDHEYVSSFDDVDDSEIVDNAKANNSADEELFVMLKDLCRQIAKQKNLPPYVIFQESSLSEMTVQFPITIEELTKITGVGHGKAQKFGKPFIDLIAKYVEDNDIDRPQDFVVKSIVNKSGSKVHIIQSIDRKQRLDDIADAKNLSMTQLLDEIETIVMSGTKVNIGYYLDTEVDKDKQQEIIEYFKTSNSDSIQEALQELGADDFTEEEIRLVRIKFLSEYGN from the coding sequence ATGGACATTTCCGATATCCCTCTTCAGGAAAAACTACAACACTATTTTGGGTTCAAGCAATTTAAAGGACAGCAAGAAGTTGTAATAAAAAATTTATTAGCAGGCAATAATACTTTTGTTATTATGCCAACAGGTGGCGGGAAATCGCTCTGTTACCAATTGCCGGCTTTAATAAGCGAAGGAACCGCAATTGTGGTGTCGCCACTTATTGCGTTAATGAAAAATCAAGTAGATGCAATTAGGAATTTTAGCAACGAAGATGGCATTGCTCATTTTATTAATTCATCTCTTACAAAAGCAGAAATAGCAGCTGTAAAAACTGATTTATTGTCGGGCAAAACAAAACTGCTCTATTTGGCTCCCGAATCTCTTACCAAACAAGAAAATATTAGTTTCTTAAACGAGATTAAAATTTCTTTTTTTGCGATTGATGAAGCGCATTGTATTTCCGAATGGGGTCACGATTTTAGGCCGGAATATAGAAGACTAAAGCCAATAATAGAGCAAATAGGAAATGTTCCAATCATAGCACTTACTGCTACTGCCACACCTAAAGTTCAGGTTGATATTCAACGAAATTTAGGAATGATGGAGGCCCAAGTATTCAAATCCTCGTTTAATAGACCCAACTTATACTACGAGGTACGACCTAAAAAGAATGCGATAAAAGAGATAATTAAATATGTGAAACAAAACACCGGAAAATCAGGTGTTATATATTGTCTAAGCCGAAAAAAGGTAGAAGAATTAGCAGAAACATTGAAAGTAAATGGTGTAAAGGCAATGCCCTACCATGCGGGACTAGATGCTGCTACACGTGCACGAACGCAAGATTTATTTTTGATGGAAGATATTGATGTGATTGTTGCTACAATCGCATTTGGAATGGGAATAGATAAACCCGATGTGCGTTTTGTAATACACCACGATATTCCGAAAAGTTTAGAAGGGTATTATCAAGAAACAGGTCGCGCAGGAAGAGATGGTGGCGAAGGCAATTGCATTGCGTTTTATACATATGACGATATAATTAAGTTAGAAAAATTTATGAAAGACAAGCCGGTTGCTGAACAAGAAATTGGGAAGCAACTGCTGTATGAAGTGGTTTCTTTTTCAGAGAGTGCATTGTGTCGGAGACGATTTATCCTTCATTACTTTGGCGAAAGTTTTGAAGAAGCAGATTGCAATTGCATGTGCGATAATTGCAAAAATCCTAAGCAACGTGTAGAAGCGCAAGAAGATATTGTACTTGCCTTAGATTCTGTGCTGGATGTAAAAGAGATGTTAAAATCGAAAGATTTGATTTGCGCTATTTTAGGGATGGAGAATTCTGTTACCAAAGCCTACAAGTGTCACGAACAGGAGTTTTTTGGGTCGGGGAACGAAGATGGTAAAGATGAGCGATATTGGAGTGCTATTATTCGACAAGCCTTAATGATGGGACTTTTATCAAAAGAGGTAGAAAATTATGGCTTACTTAAAATTACCGAGCTAGGGAAAGAATATCTTAAAGCACCATACTCTGTTGAGATTGTAAAAGATCATGAATATGTTTCTAGTTTTGATGATGTAGATGATAGCGAGATTGTTGATAATGCCAAAGCTAATAATAGCGCTGACGAGGAGCTTTTTGTTATGTTAAAAGATTTGTGCAGGCAAATTGCAAAGCAGAAGAATTTACCTCCGTATGTGATTTTTCAAGAAAGTTCTCTTTCGGAAATGACAGTTCAATTTCCTATTACTATTGAGGAGCTAACTAAAATAACCGGTGTGGGTCATGGGAAAGCACAAAAATTCGGGAAACCTTTTATTGATTTAATAGCAAAGTATGTAGAGGATAATGACATTGACCGCCCCCAGGATTTTGTAGTAAAGTCTATTGTAAATAAGTCGGGGTCAAAAGTTCATATTATTCAAAGCATAGATAGAAAGCAGCGTTTGGACGATATTGCAGATGCAAAAAATCTATCAATGACCCAATTGCTGGATGAGATTGAAACAATCGTTATGTCCGGAACAAAGGTAAATATTGGTTATTATTTAGACACCGAAGTTGACAAAGACAAACAACAAGAAATAATCGAATATTTTAAAACATCCAATTCAGACTCTATTCAAGAGGCTTTGCAAGAGTTGGGTGCTGATGATTTTACAGAAGAAGAAATTCGATTGGTAAGAATTAAGTTTTTATCTGAATACGGGAATTAA
- the lptB gene encoding LPS export ABC transporter ATP-binding protein codes for MILKAENIYKKYKNRTVVNNVSIEVKQGEIVGLLGPNGAGKTTSFYMIVGMIKPNDGAIFLQEKNITDLPMYKRAQLGIAYLPQEASVFRKLSVEDNIKAILEMTKLTKQQQKEKLEELLNEFGLQHIRKNMGDRLSGGERRRTEIARCLAVNPKFILLDEPFAGVDPIAVEDIQSVIAKLKQKNIGILITDHNVHETLTITDRAYILFEGGIFAQGRPEELANNEQVKKVYFGQSFEWKAKVN; via the coding sequence ATGATTCTTAAAGCAGAAAATATTTACAAAAAATATAAGAACAGAACCGTTGTAAACAACGTGTCTATTGAAGTAAAGCAAGGAGAGATTGTTGGATTGCTAGGCCCTAATGGTGCGGGAAAAACAACATCATTCTATATGATTGTAGGGATGATAAAACCAAATGATGGTGCTATTTTCTTGCAAGAGAAAAATATTACCGATTTGCCTATGTATAAAAGAGCTCAGCTCGGAATTGCTTATCTGCCCCAAGAAGCAAGTGTTTTTAGAAAATTATCGGTAGAGGATAATATAAAGGCAATCTTAGAAATGACCAAACTTACCAAACAGCAGCAGAAAGAAAAATTAGAAGAGTTGTTGAATGAGTTTGGATTGCAACACATACGCAAAAATATGGGGGATAGATTATCGGGAGGAGAAAGACGGAGAACTGAGATTGCGCGCTGCCTTGCTGTAAATCCTAAATTTATTTTACTAGACGAACCTTTCGCAGGTGTTGACCCTATTGCTGTAGAAGACATACAATCGGTAATTGCAAAATTAAAACAAAAAAATATTGGCATCTTAATTACCGACCATAACGTACACGAAACACTTACAATTACCGACAGAGCTTATATTCTATTTGAAGGCGGAATCTTTGCGCAAGGTCGACCCGAAGAACTTGCCAATAACGAACAGGTGAAAAAAGTATATTTCGGCCAAAGCTTTGAGTGGAAAGCTAAAGTGAATTAA
- a CDS encoding HTTM domain-containing protein, producing the protein MATNRSFHFLSKPTNIAPLVFFRIAFGLLMFISILRFMLKGWVYSMYVMPKFHFPYYGFEWVQALPESFMYAFFGAMLIACLGITFGFLYRVSAISFFILFTYVELIDKTNYLNHYYFVSLISFLLIFTPANKSFSLDNLLFKRNETTIIPQFYILLIKVQLFLVYLFAGIAKINTDWLFNAQPLKMWLPAFSYYPIIGSYMEHDWVAYLFSWVGCLYDILIGFFLFNKRTVHIAYVFVVIFHAATALFFNIGMFPYIMIVATVIYFKEDFHGKIVSLLKKIVHYSNNNLREGSINYSNGLVYFFVLYFSVQCLLPFRYTLYSGNLFWTEQGYRFSWRVMLMEKAGTAFFYVKDSKSQKESEVDNKQYLTYMQEKMMSTQPDMMVDYAKFLKKEYEQMGYTNVTVRAQVFVTLNGLGTREFIDSSVDLSRESNSVFKNKNWIKQYE; encoded by the coding sequence ATGGCGACTAATCGATCTTTTCACTTTCTTTCTAAGCCTACTAATATTGCACCTCTTGTCTTTTTTCGAATTGCATTTGGTCTTTTAATGTTCATATCCATTCTTAGGTTTATGCTTAAAGGATGGGTATATTCTATGTATGTAATGCCCAAATTTCATTTTCCCTATTATGGATTTGAATGGGTACAGGCATTGCCGGAATCCTTTATGTATGCTTTTTTCGGGGCTATGCTAATTGCGTGTCTTGGCATAACATTCGGATTTTTGTATAGAGTAAGTGCAATCTCTTTTTTTATTTTATTTACGTATGTCGAGTTAATTGACAAGACGAATTACTTAAACCATTATTATTTTGTTAGTCTAATTTCTTTTCTGTTAATTTTTACGCCTGCCAACAAATCATTTTCGCTAGATAATTTACTTTTCAAGAGAAATGAAACTACCATTATTCCGCAATTTTATATCTTATTAATTAAGGTTCAGTTGTTTTTAGTTTATCTCTTTGCGGGGATAGCTAAAATAAACACTGATTGGTTGTTTAATGCCCAACCGCTAAAAATGTGGTTGCCTGCGTTTTCGTATTATCCCATAATTGGTTCGTATATGGAGCACGATTGGGTAGCATATTTGTTTAGTTGGGTTGGTTGCTTGTATGACATTCTTATAGGCTTTTTTTTATTTAACAAACGTACCGTTCATATTGCGTATGTGTTTGTTGTTATTTTTCATGCAGCTACTGCGTTGTTCTTCAATATTGGTATGTTTCCTTATATTATGATTGTTGCTACCGTTATTTATTTCAAAGAAGATTTTCATGGTAAAATTGTTTCATTGCTAAAAAAAATTGTGCATTATTCGAACAATAATTTAAGAGAGGGTTCCATTAACTATTCGAATGGACTTGTTTATTTTTTTGTACTATATTTTTCCGTGCAATGTTTACTACCATTTAGATATACACTCTACTCAGGAAACTTATTTTGGACTGAACAAGGCTACAGATTTAGTTGGCGGGTAATGCTTATGGAAAAGGCGGGCACGGCTTTCTTTTATGTAAAAGATAGCAAATCGCAAAAGGAATCGGAAGTAGACAATAAGCAGTATCTTACATATATGCAAGAGAAAATGATGTCCACCCAGCCCGATATGATGGTTGATTATGCTAAGTTTTTGAAAAAAGAATATGAGCAAATGGGCTACACAAATGTAACAGTTCGAGCACAAGTATTTGTTACGCTAAATGGATTGGGAACGAGAGAGTTTATAGATTCTTCTGTAGATTTAAGCAGAGAGAGTAATTCTGTTTTTAAGAATAAAAATTGGATTAAGCAATACGAATGA